Proteins encoded together in one Lathamus discolor isolate bLatDis1 chromosome 3, bLatDis1.hap1, whole genome shotgun sequence window:
- the TIMM23B gene encoding mitochondrial import inner membrane translocase subunit Tim23B isoform X2 — MEGGSNSKGTGLGGLFGTGGVGYSNADLAGVPLTGMSPLSPYLNLDPRYLVQDTDEFILPTGANKTRGRFELAFFTIGGCCMTGAAFGALNGLRLGLKETQNMAWSKPRNVQILNMVTRQGALWANTLGSLALLYSAFGVVIEKTRGAEDDLNTIAAGTLTGMLYKSTGNLSGTVYLKGQGLILWTAWDSTRWYYRSDTDWPLRSLQQLGAHEELHSWAVPLSRAASAGQRTCLHSHQSNQLQDPSGAPSYFIYN, encoded by the exons ATGGAGGGCGGCAGCAACTCCAAGGGCACCGGCCTCGGGGGCCTCTTCGGCACCGGCGGGGTCGGGTACTCCAACGCCGACCTGGCCGGGGTGCCAC taacTGGAATGAGCCCTTTGTCCCCATATTTAAACTTGGACCCCAGATATCTAGTACAG GATACAGATGAATTTATCTTGCCCACAGGAGCCAACAAAACTCGAGGCAGATTTGAGCTGGCCTTTTTTACCATTGGAGGATGTTGTATGACAG GAGCAGCATTTGGTGCACTGAACGGCTTGCGACTTGGCTTGAAGGAGACACAGAATATGGCGTGGTCAAAACCTAGAAATGTACA AATTCTAAATATGGTGACGCGGCAAGGAGCATTATGGGCTAACACTCTGGGATCTCTGG ctctaCTTTATAGTGCATTTGGAGTCGTCATTGAAAAAACACGAGGTGCAGAAGATGACCTGAATACCATAGCTGCTGGAACCTTGACAGGAATGCTGTACAAAAGCACTG GAAATTTGAGTGGCACAGTATACCTTAAAGGTCAAGGATTA ATACT gtgGACTGCGTGGGATAGCACGAGGTGGTATTACAGGTCTGACACTGACTGGCCTCTACGCTCTCTACAACAACTGGGAGCACATGAAGAGCTCCATAGCTGGGCAGTCCCTCTGAGCAGGGCAGCCAGTGCAGGACAGAGGACATGCTTGCATAGTCACCAATCAAATCAGTTACAAGACCCGTCTGGTGCCCCTTcctattttatttacaattag
- the TIMM23B gene encoding mitochondrial import inner membrane translocase subunit Tim23B isoform X1 has translation MEGGSNSKGTGLGGLFGTGGVGYSNADLAGVPLTGMSPLSPYLNLDPRYLVQDTDEFILPTGANKTRGRFELAFFTIGGCCMTGAAFGALNGLRLGLKETQNMAWSKPRNVQILNMVTRQGALWANTLGSLALLYSAFGVVIEKTRGAEDDLNTIAAGTLTGMLYKSTGGLRGIARGGITGLTLTGLYALYNNWEHMKSSIAGQSL, from the exons ATGGAGGGCGGCAGCAACTCCAAGGGCACCGGCCTCGGGGGCCTCTTCGGCACCGGCGGGGTCGGGTACTCCAACGCCGACCTGGCCGGGGTGCCAC taacTGGAATGAGCCCTTTGTCCCCATATTTAAACTTGGACCCCAGATATCTAGTACAG GATACAGATGAATTTATCTTGCCCACAGGAGCCAACAAAACTCGAGGCAGATTTGAGCTGGCCTTTTTTACCATTGGAGGATGTTGTATGACAG GAGCAGCATTTGGTGCACTGAACGGCTTGCGACTTGGCTTGAAGGAGACACAGAATATGGCGTGGTCAAAACCTAGAAATGTACA AATTCTAAATATGGTGACGCGGCAAGGAGCATTATGGGCTAACACTCTGGGATCTCTGG ctctaCTTTATAGTGCATTTGGAGTCGTCATTGAAAAAACACGAGGTGCAGAAGATGACCTGAATACCATAGCTGCTGGAACCTTGACAGGAATGCTGTACAAAAGCACTG gtgGACTGCGTGGGATAGCACGAGGTGGTATTACAGGTCTGACACTGACTGGCCTCTACGCTCTCTACAACAACTGGGAGCACATGAAGAGCTCCATAGCTGGGCAGTCCCTCTGA